GCCGGTATTTGGTGTAGTGGTCAGGATCTTGGTTCCGCTGCACGCGGTGGATGGCAATGCTGGGAGGCAGAGCCTGCCAGTCCTTGACGTCTTTCAGGGCCAGGAAGAAGCTGGTTGCGCTGACAAAGGGATCCATGCGATCGGCGGAGGAGCCCCAGGCCCCATTGGCGCGCTGCTGGAACAGGCCCCGCGAGTCCGGCCCTGCGGCGTCACCGTAGTCCTTGCTCTCGAGGGACGATTCGCCAAGTGCGGCCTGAATGCCAAGGATCCGGGCATCGGCGGGTAGGGCCAACTCTTCCGCCGCCGCCACAATGGCGGAGGCGTTCCGGAGTTGGACGTCTGAAACGGGGCCGCCCGGTGGGAGCGCTCTGCCCCTGGTGTTCGTTTGCCCGCACAGCAGCGCCCCTATGCCATCCGAAGGTGCGAAGGTGGGTGACGTCGTCGTGGAGGCGCTTGAGGCCTGAAATGCGGGCTCGTTCGCGGAACCCCTGGATCCTGCTGGGCTCCCTGCTGCCGCCGCCGGAGCGGGTTCAGCGGTGTGTGCCTGGGCTTGCTCTGCGGAGGGGTGGAGAGTCTGAACAGCACCCGAAGGGAAGCTGCCGATCAAGGTTGCCGCAATGAGTACTGCCAGGGGCAGCGGGATCCGGTGGCGTGTCCGGGTGGCGGGCGGAACGTGCAGCGGGGTTACGCGGTGGTGGCCGTCAGAATGGCCGGTATTCACGGCGCTCACCGTTAGGGGCGGGGTCTAGCCCGGCCAAAGAGTTGGAGGTCGACGACATTGTCTAGATCCGATCCGGATATGTTTACGTGAACATGATGTCAACGTAAACATACCGCCGACCGGTGAAGTGGTCAAGACTTGTGCTGCCGGTGGACCGACAATTCCAGATCGATAAAGGCCGCAATCATGGCCCGGTACATTCGCTCCACCACATCCGGCGCAGCCCCGGACTCCTCAGCGATTGACCGTACCTTTGCAATGACCTTCTCGACTCGGTCAGGCGCCTGGACGGCAGCCCGATCCGCTTTGAGCTTACCGGCCTCTTCCACCCAATGTTGCCGCCGGGAAACAAGCTCCACGATCTCCCGATCCAATTCATCGATCTCTGCGCGAATACTCTCAATGTCCAGGCTCGTCATCCCACCAACCCTACCCATGCCCTGTGGATATCCAGATGCTTGGGTAAACCAAACAAGGTAAGTTGGCATGGTGATTCCCTCCGTGAAACCTGCCATTGACCGCGCCCCCGGAGTCTCCAAGGAGATCGAGGACGCGGCCTGGTATGTGCTCGGTCCGGCGCTGCAGGGGAGACCTTCGGCGCTGGACGGCCGGACACTGACGTGGACCGCGGATGCCGCCGGTGAGCTGTTGGAACGGCTGGAACGCGGGGTGGAAGATTCCAAAGCTCCCATGATGACCAACCTTCGGCAGAACCTGGAAGGCGCGTCGCGTGAGGCCAAGTTGCTGGCCGTGGAATTGCTGTTCCTGCAGTCGCTGCCGCTCGCGCACGAGGTCAAGTCCCTCAGGGTGAAGCGTGCCCGTGTTGCCGAGGCCGCGTCCTGGGTTGAGCCGGAAATTGAGCTGCCTGAAGAACTCTACGAAGGCATGACGGACCATGGAGTCATCCGTGACCGTACGGCGGAGTTCAACTGGACCATCTGGGACCACCTGAAGTGGCTTTGCCGCTTTGCAGCCCACGTGGACAGCCAGAGCACTGCCACCATCAATGAGGCTCTTGAGGACCCGCTGAAGTTCCACGAACTCGCTGCCGCAACACCCGAAGACCAACCTGCCCTGCGCCGCAGCATCGAGTACCTGGTGTGGCCCAGCTATTTTGAGCCCGTGGTGGCCGATGTGGAGCGCCAGGAGATCCGGGACGCCTTTGCTTCGCTCGTGGGCGGCGCCAAGGGTGATTCGGACGAGGACATCACCGCGGACATCCATCGCATCCGCCTGCACCTGGACGAGCAAGCCGGGCAGCGCATCGACTGGTACGCCCGCCAACTGGTGAGCCAATGGCGCAAAGTGGGAGATCCAGGTCGCCGCTCCTGGCTCCTGCGCACCCATCACGACAATGCGGACCTCCTGGCTGCCTGGGTAGCCGAAGAGAAGGCCACCTTGGACGTGGAACACCTGCGGACCCTGACGGCAGGAGTTACTGCAGGCGTGGTCCAGCACGCCGTGGACGAGGACTACAAACACCTTGGCTATGTGGAACGCGAGGATACCAAGACCGCCGTCTTTGCCTTCCTGACGGTGATGAAACCGGGCGATCTCACGCTCTACCAGCATGCGGGCCGGGTCCGTGTTGGCGTTGTCCTGGGCGAGCCCGAACACCACGAGGACAACCGCCGCATCCGCCGCAAGGTCCGCTGGTTTGATGACAGTTACGCCATCCCCGAACTTCCGCGGCATGCCCAGCGTCAACTGTCCACCCCGGGGATCCTGGTGGATGTCACCAGGGTCATCCAGGCCCTGCAGGAACTGCTCCCGGTAGAAGCCGAAACCGACGGCGAGGACGAGGCCCCGCCCACCGCCGTCGTCGAGGTTGTCCAACAAGGTTTCCGGCCCCTGACCGAAGAGTTCGCAGCGTCCCTGCACATGGACCTCGAACCCCTCGAGGAGATCGCCGAGCTGCTGGAGGAGAACCGGCAGTTGGTTCTCTACGGTCCTCCGGGAACCGGCAAGACGTACCTCGCCAAACACCTCGCCGCCGAGCTCGCGGGCGATCACACCGATGAACGGGTGAAGCTGGTCCAGTTCCACCCGTCGTACGCCTACGAGGATTTCTTTGAGGGCTACCGCCCGGACAAGACCGACGACGGACAGGTTTCCTTCAAACTGGTCGCGGGACCCCTGCGCCGGCTCGCGGAGGAAGCCGCCAAGCCGGAAAACGCGCACAAGCCGTACTTCCTCATCATCGACGAAATGAACCGCGCCAACCTGGCCAAGGTTTTCGGTGAGCTGTACTTCCTGCTGGAGTACCGGGACGACCGCATCTACCTGCAATACAGCCCCAACGAGCCGTTCAGCTTGCCTGACAACCTCTACATCATTGGCACCATGAATACAGCTGACCGTTCCATCGCCATGATGGACGCGGCCATCCGTCGCCGTTTCGCCTTCATCGAGCTGCACCCCAAGGAGGAACCGATCCGCGGCACGTTGCGCCGGTTCCTGGCAGCGCGGGGGCTGGACACGCTCAATGCGGACCTGCTGGACGCGCTCAATGACGCGATTGACGATTGGGACCGGGACCTGATGATCGGGCCGTCGTACTTCATGAAGAACGCTGCCCAAAATCCCACGGGCTTGCGCCGGATCTGGAAGTACGAGCTCATGCCGCTGTTGGAAGAGCACTACCACGGGCAACTGAACCGGGCACAGCTGGAGGAGCGCTTCGGCCTGGCCCAGCTGCTGGGACGTCTTGCAGCCCGCTAAGGCCATCCCGCCGCGGCCGGGCCGGGCACCTGCCAGCGCCGGGCGGGTCACCAGCGCGGGCCGGATCACCGCGGGCCCCCGGCACATCGTCCTGGACGAGCTCTCCGGCGGCGTGGTGGACAAGCTCGACCCCCAGTCGGCAGCGTTCATCAATACCAGCGGCCTGGCCAAGGCCTCTCCCATGGGCATGGGCCTGTACCGGATTGAGCCGGTGGGCAAAGTGGGCTCGGTGCGGACTGCCTCGGTGCAGTTGGAAGTCCGGCCCAAGGATCGCCTTGGCCTCAGCCGGTTGCTGTTCCTGCTCAGCTACGCCGGTGACCAGGGCTTCCGGGACCATTCAGTGGAGGCCGCGGAACACCCGGATTTGTGGAGTGCCCTGTCGGAATCGCTGGCGCAGTTGGCGGACAGGGCCCTCAGCCGCGGCGTCCTGCAGGGCTACCTGACAGTGGAAGAGTCGCTGCGGACCGTGAAAGGCCGGATCCGGATCTCTGACCAGATCTCGCGCCGGCCCGGAATGATGGTTCCGTTGGAAGTCTCCTACGACGAATTCACCGAGGACATTGCTGAGAACCGCATCCTCCGGGCCGCTTTGGAACGGATGGGTAAGGTTCCCGGTGTCCGGCCTGACGTCCTAAGCCGTTTGCGCCAGCTCAAGGGAAAGCTCGACGCCGTGACGCGGCTTCAGTCCGGGGCGCCGCTGCCGTCGTGGCGGGCCAGCCGGATGAATCTCCGGTACCACCCAGTGTTGAGGCTGTCCGAAGTGATCCTGCGCAATGCCTCCGCTGAAGCCGGCGAGGGCAAACAGCAAACAGCGTCTTTCGTGGTGGACATGGCCAAGGTGTTCGAGGAATTCGTGGGAACTGCCCTGCGTGGGGCCATGAGCGCCCACCCGGGTGAGATGCGCCTCCAGTACGGTGCGCTGCTCAACGAGGCCGTGAATGACTCGGACCGACTGACAGTCCGCCCCGACGCCGTCCATTTCCTGGGCGGCCGCCCCGTGGTGGTCTATGACTCCAAGTACAAAGCAGCGTCCGACGCCGGGGCCTCGCTCAGTGCCGACCATTACCAGTTGCTGGCGTACTGTACGGCGCTCCGGGTTCCTACAGCCTGGCTGGTTTATGCCGGCCGTGGGGACGTGAAATTGCGGCGCATCCTGAACACGGATATCGACATCGTGGAGTATCCGTTGGACTTGTCGCTGCCGCCGTCCGAGATTCTGGCCGCGGTGGCCGACCTCGCTGAACAGTCCTGGGGCGAAGTAGTACGCCAGGTTGTGGCGGGCCGATCGGCGTCGGACTAGCCTGAGAGGTAACCCGTACCCAAAGATCGACGATCAGGAGGCATCATGGCCGGCAAGAAATCCTGGCGTGACATGAGCAAGGGCCAACGCATCTCGGTTCTGGCCAGCGGAGCCCTGAACCTGGCTTTGCTGGTGGCCGCGCAGCGCAGCATCGCCAAGACCCCGGATTCAGACATCAGGGGCAAGAAGGCTGTCTGGCGCGCGGTGTCGTTCATCAACTTCTTCGGCCCGGTCAGCTACTTCCTGTTCGGCCGCCGTCGTGATGCAGCGGGGTTGAAGAACTAAAAAGCTCAGGCGGGCACTTTGACCGTAAACGTGGTGCCGCGGCCTGGTTCGCTCTCCAGGGTGATGGTGCCGCCGTGGGCTTCGACGATTGCCTTGCTGATGGGCAGCCCCAGCCCAACACCGGGTATGGCGCTCTTGCGAACCCCGCCGGCCCGGAAGAACTTGGTGAAGGCCTCCGCCTGCTCCTCTTCGTTCATGCCCATGCCCGTGTCAGTGACGCGGCAGAACACAAAGTCATCGTCCTCCCACGCGGCCACTTCCACGTCGCCGCCGTCGGGAGAGTACTTGATCGCATTGGAAACGAGGTTGTCCAGTACCTGCGCAATGCGTGAGGAATCGACGTGGGCTTCCAACGCCTCAGGAAGGTCCACCGAGAGGCGGATGCCTGCTTTGGCCGCCCGGGGTTCCGCGGAGATCACGCTGCCCCGGACCAACTCCGCCACGTCAACGGCGTGTGGCTGGATGACGATCTGGCCTGAGCGTACGGCCAGGAGGTCGGAAACAAGGGTGAGGAGCCGCTCGGCGTTGCGCCTGACGATGTCGAGTTGCTTGCGGGAGCGCGCGTCGAGGGCGTCGGGATCGTCCAGGATCAACTCGACGTAGCCCAGGATGGACGTCAACGGGGTCCTGAACTCGTGGGAGACGTTGGAAACAAAGTCGTCCTTGGCCGCCAAGGCGTTCACCAGGTCCGTGACGTCGCTGAACACCACCACCGATCCCGTGAACTTTCCAGTGTCGTCCACCATGGGCCGGGCACTGGCGGTGAAGGCGCGTTGATTCTCTCCGACGCCGAGCCATACCAACTGATCGGTGAACCGCTCGCCCAGGACGGCGCGTCTCACCGGACGGCGGTCCGCTTCCAGCGGCGTGGTCCTGTCGATGTCGAAGATCAGCAACTGGGACTCGTTGGGATCGTCGACATCGGTAGGAGTGGCCAACACATGGGTTTGGCGTTGGCGGCGGTTCATGAGGATGTCATGCCCCTCGCCGTCTACCGCTACTACTCCCAGGGGCAGTGCTTCCATCACGGTATTCAGGAGCCTTTCCTGCTTGGTGCTGACCTCCAGGGCTGCTTTGAGTGCCTTGTCCTTTTCCTCCAAGGCGCGCTGCTGGCGCACCATGCTCAAGGTCAGGACGCTGACGGAGACGCCGATTCCAAGGATCAGAATGGGGAAGAGCAACGGCTTGGTGAGGGCCTGTTCAGTTAAGTCACCTCTGACAAACAAGGGAACCCACACGATGGCCAAGGGCCCGAGGAATGACAGGACTATGGCCAGTTTTGGATAGAGGCCCGATGCGCAGAGCCAAATGACAGGCAGCACCACCAGAACGCTGAGTCCAGTGAGTGCTTCTTGTCCACCTTCACGTCCGAAGGCTATGGAGACCATGTCCAGGACAGGGATGACGAGGAAGCTGGGGAAGGGCAACCGGTGCCACGGGACAATCACGCATGCGGCAAGGAGGAATGCCTGGCTCAGCAGGAATAACAGGAAGTAGGGATTCTCCAGCGTTGCCGGGAAAAACAACCAGACCAGAATGGCCGAAAGACAAACACAAACTGACAACGGCAGTTGGCTGAGGACAACCCGCATCCGCAGGGTATGTTCGTGGAAAGAGCGCTGAAAAACCAGGAGTTTCTTCTTTTCACCGATATCCCACGTCGAAGGGTGGGTCATGGCACATCCACCACGGATGCAGAAGAAAGTCGGTTCATAAGATCAGCCTAACCATAATGGATATACTTCTGAGGTTATCGAAGGGGCTGAGGGGCAGCGATGAGTGAAGTACGTGTGGGGCTGGTCATTGAAGATGACCAGGATATTCGCGAGCTGGTAAGGGTAGTCCTATCCCAGGCGGGGTTTGATGTGCACACTGCGTCCACCGGATCCGCGGGTGTGACGTCGGCGCGTGAACTGAATCCGGACGTCATTACGTTGGATCTCGGCCTCCCGGATATTGACGGCTTTGAGGTTGCCCGCCAGATCCGCAAGTCCTCCGATGCCTACATCATCATGCTGACCGCCCGCGCCGAGGAACTCGATACCCTCATGGGTCTGGAGGCCGGTGGCGACGACTACCTCACCAAGCCGTTCCGTCCCCGCGAACTGCGCGCCCGTGTTGAGGCCATGATGCGAAGGCCCCGCGCGTCGTCGGACTCCAAGAACGTTGTTGAAGAAGTTGACCCCGAGATGAGCCACAACGGACTGGCCGTCTCTGCAGGTTCCCGCACCGCCGTCCTGAACGGTGCTGAGCTGAAGCTCACCCGCACCGAATTCGACCTCCTGCTCGCGCTGCTGGAAACCGGACGGATCGTCCGGACCAAGGCAGACCTGGCGCGTCGCCTCCGCAACGAACCGTACGACGTCGGAAGTTACGTCAGTGACGCCGACGAACGGGCCGTTGAGGTACACATGGGCAACCTGCGGAAGAAACTCGGCGACAGCATCCAGGCGCCCCGCTGGCTTGAAACGGTCCGCGGCGTCGGTTACCGCCTCGCGCCCGCCTCAAGCAACAACTAGGACCTGCACATCCATCAGGCCACGCGCAGGGGCTCCGCCGCGATCACCGGGTGGTCGCGGGTGGGGTCCTCGAACGTGCTTAGAGGATCGGCGTTTCCAGCTCCGTAATGGTGCCGAAGACAAACTGCTCGATTTCCACAACCTGGGGCCCGAGCTCGTCAAGATGGTCCGCATTGGGCAGGAGCCTGAGGCTGATCTCCAACTCCGTAGCCAAGCGGTTCATGCAGATGGCACCCACCATGTGGCTGGAGGTCTTCAGGCTCAACACCGCGTCCATGGCGTCTTCCATGTCCAGGTTCTCCAAAGCCCTATGGAGCCGGGACACCCGCCAGGGCAGCAAGGCTACGTAGTTGCGGACGAAGGCGCTGATGATGGCGTGGTCTCCGCCGAGCTCCGCCTGGAGCTCGGTGAGCACGGTCCGATCTACCAAGGAGTCAGTGCACTCGTCGTACTCAGACACCAGACTCCTCCCGCCTCCAAACAATAGATTCACGATTCAACAGTAGGACCCGTGGAACGGTGGAAGCGCCAGAAAACGAAAGCTTGATCCAATCTTGAGCGGACTCAGAGGGAGTCTTGATAGCCGCCCCCCAGAGTAGGACAGCAGAGGCAAGATCACGGATCTGGGGGATTCCAGGCTTGAATCAAGGAGCGGGAAAAAGCATGAACAGCAGTGCTCGTCCATCACCTGGCTTGATGGTCACCATCGTCTTGTGCATGACCGTCCTTCTGGGCATCGGCGGGACCGCAGCCTACGCATTATGGGAACAAGGCACCCGCACCACCGTCACCGACCAGACCGTCAGCTCTGCACCGTCCACCTCTTCCGCCCCGTAGTCGGAGGGGCGTGCAGACCTCCCTCCAGAAACTGTGTGAGCCTGTCTTCGAGAACCGACTGGTCCTTCAGTTCGCACTCCCACACCGTCAACACGTCCCAGCCGCTGGCGGCCAGCTGTTCCCGTTGCAGGGCGTCGCGCTCGCGGGTCCGGGTCCGCTTGGTTTCCCAGAACTCCGCGTTGGCCGCAGGCGCATGCTGTCCCACGCGGCACGTATGGAAATGCCAGAAACAGCCGTTGACGAAGATGACTTTGCGCCGGCCCGCGAACACCAAGTCTGGTCGGCCGGGAAGCTTTGCCGTTCCGGCCTGCCCGTGCAGCCGGTACCGGTAACCTTTCGCATGCAGCAATCTGCGGACCAGCAGCTCCGGCTTGGTGTTCTTGCCGCGGATTTTGGACATGTTGCGGCTGCGCTGCTCCGGTGTCAGAAGGTCCCGGCTCTCGCCCATGTTCCCAGCCTACCCAGGAACTTATGACGCGAGACTCCCGTGCCTGGAACACTCTGCAGTCCACCCCAACGGCGTCACCTGGACCTTCATGCGTCGTCGGCATTGCGGACAAAAGCGCGGTGGCTCCATCGCCAGGCGCTGTTGGCAGCCATGGTGGGCGTCCGACGTCGGGCTGTCACCGTTGCCGTCGCCCCCACCGCCGCAGTGGCCGCAGTACTGCTGGCTA
Above is a genomic segment from Arthrobacter sp. YN containing:
- a CDS encoding McrB family protein, with the translated sequence MVIPSVKPAIDRAPGVSKEIEDAAWYVLGPALQGRPSALDGRTLTWTADAAGELLERLERGVEDSKAPMMTNLRQNLEGASREAKLLAVELLFLQSLPLAHEVKSLRVKRARVAEAASWVEPEIELPEELYEGMTDHGVIRDRTAEFNWTIWDHLKWLCRFAAHVDSQSTATINEALEDPLKFHELAAATPEDQPALRRSIEYLVWPSYFEPVVADVERQEIRDAFASLVGGAKGDSDEDITADIHRIRLHLDEQAGQRIDWYARQLVSQWRKVGDPGRRSWLLRTHHDNADLLAAWVAEEKATLDVEHLRTLTAGVTAGVVQHAVDEDYKHLGYVEREDTKTAVFAFLTVMKPGDLTLYQHAGRVRVGVVLGEPEHHEDNRRIRRKVRWFDDSYAIPELPRHAQRQLSTPGILVDVTRVIQALQELLPVEAETDGEDEAPPTAVVEVVQQGFRPLTEEFAASLHMDLEPLEEIAELLEENRQLVLYGPPGTGKTYLAKHLAAELAGDHTDERVKLVQFHPSYAYEDFFEGYRPDKTDDGQVSFKLVAGPLRRLAEEAAKPENAHKPYFLIIDEMNRANLAKVFGELYFLLEYRDDRIYLQYSPNEPFSLPDNLYIIGTMNTADRSIAMMDAAIRRRFAFIELHPKEEPIRGTLRRFLAARGLDTLNADLLDALNDAIDDWDRDLMIGPSYFMKNAAQNPTGLRRIWKYELMPLLEEHYHGQLNRAQLEERFGLAQLLGRLAAR
- the bsaP gene encoding biotin synthase auxiliary protein BsaP yields the protein MEPPRFCPQCRRRMKVQVTPLGWTAECSRHGSLAS
- a CDS encoding 5-methylcytosine restriction system specificity protein McrC; translated protein: MDELSGGVVDKLDPQSAAFINTSGLAKASPMGMGLYRIEPVGKVGSVRTASVQLEVRPKDRLGLSRLLFLLSYAGDQGFRDHSVEAAEHPDLWSALSESLAQLADRALSRGVLQGYLTVEESLRTVKGRIRISDQISRRPGMMVPLEVSYDEFTEDIAENRILRAALERMGKVPGVRPDVLSRLRQLKGKLDAVTRLQSGAPLPSWRASRMNLRYHPVLRLSEVILRNASAEAGEGKQQTASFVVDMAKVFEEFVGTALRGAMSAHPGEMRLQYGALLNEAVNDSDRLTVRPDAVHFLGGRPVVVYDSKYKAASDAGASLSADHYQLLAYCTALRVPTAWLVYAGRGDVKLRRILNTDIDIVEYPLDLSLPPSEILAAVADLAEQSWGEVVRQVVAGRSASD
- a CDS encoding very short patch repair endonuclease codes for the protein MGESRDLLTPEQRSRNMSKIRGKNTKPELLVRRLLHAKGYRYRLHGQAGTAKLPGRPDLVFAGRRKVIFVNGCFWHFHTCRVGQHAPAANAEFWETKRTRTRERDALQREQLAASGWDVLTVWECELKDQSVLEDRLTQFLEGGLHAPPTTGRKRWTVQS
- a CDS encoding Hpt domain-containing protein translates to MSEYDECTDSLVDRTVLTELQAELGGDHAIISAFVRNYVALLPWRVSRLHRALENLDMEDAMDAVLSLKTSSHMVGAICMNRLATELEISLRLLPNADHLDELGPQVVEIEQFVFGTITELETPIL
- a CDS encoding sensor histidine kinase, encoding MTHPSTWDIGEKKKLLVFQRSFHEHTLRMRVVLSQLPLSVCVCLSAILVWLFFPATLENPYFLLFLLSQAFLLAACVIVPWHRLPFPSFLVIPVLDMVSIAFGREGGQEALTGLSVLVVLPVIWLCASGLYPKLAIVLSFLGPLAIVWVPLFVRGDLTEQALTKPLLFPILILGIGVSVSVLTLSMVRQQRALEEKDKALKAALEVSTKQERLLNTVMEALPLGVVAVDGEGHDILMNRRQRQTHVLATPTDVDDPNESQLLIFDIDRTTPLEADRRPVRRAVLGERFTDQLVWLGVGENQRAFTASARPMVDDTGKFTGSVVVFSDVTDLVNALAAKDDFVSNVSHEFRTPLTSILGYVELILDDPDALDARSRKQLDIVRRNAERLLTLVSDLLAVRSGQIVIQPHAVDVAELVRGSVISAEPRAAKAGIRLSVDLPEALEAHVDSSRIAQVLDNLVSNAIKYSPDGGDVEVAAWEDDDFVFCRVTDTGMGMNEEEQAEAFTKFFRAGGVRKSAIPGVGLGLPISKAIVEAHGGTITLESEPGRGTTFTVKVPA
- a CDS encoding chorismate mutase, with protein sequence MTSLDIESIRAEIDELDREIVELVSRRQHWVEEAGKLKADRAAVQAPDRVEKVIAKVRSIAEESGAAPDVVERMYRAMIAAFIDLELSVHRQHKS
- a CDS encoding PLD nuclease N-terminal domain-containing protein, which encodes MAGKKSWRDMSKGQRISVLASGALNLALLVAAQRSIAKTPDSDIRGKKAVWRAVSFINFFGPVSYFLFGRRRDAAGLKN
- a CDS encoding response regulator transcription factor, producing MSEVRVGLVIEDDQDIRELVRVVLSQAGFDVHTASTGSAGVTSARELNPDVITLDLGLPDIDGFEVARQIRKSSDAYIIMLTARAEELDTLMGLEAGGDDYLTKPFRPRELRARVEAMMRRPRASSDSKNVVEEVDPEMSHNGLAVSAGSRTAVLNGAELKLTRTEFDLLLALLETGRIVRTKADLARRLRNEPYDVGSYVSDADERAVEVHMGNLRKKLGDSIQAPRWLETVRGVGYRLAPASSNN